One region of Rhodophyticola sp. CCM32 genomic DNA includes:
- a CDS encoding peptidoglycan-binding domain-containing protein, which produces MRLRRAIRWGGILFAFAWSGPVLADAPCVGAGFNIPLPGAVDVDRRIVDVASAHSAGLWQEGRVNDVVYRVFANRTGMIADDLIRPGWRIEIFCDAADTGCRQEEIGTAPERGHRLADALAICMTGTQITASDVTDGATGIDGAGGALSDADTPFAEGPVPACAEPVPTDENEQVRQAQTILLQIGLDPGPVDGLLGPLTLAALMEDLGPGVTLPTTQAALDALRAAHCPN; this is translated from the coding sequence ATGAGGCTCAGGCGCGCGATCCGATGGGGCGGTATTTTGTTCGCCTTTGCGTGGTCCGGCCCTGTTCTGGCCGATGCGCCCTGTGTCGGCGCTGGCTTCAACATTCCGCTGCCCGGCGCCGTGGATGTGGACCGCCGCATCGTGGATGTCGCCTCGGCGCATTCTGCGGGTCTCTGGCAGGAAGGGCGCGTCAATGATGTTGTCTATCGGGTTTTTGCCAACCGGACCGGCATGATCGCCGACGATCTTATCAGGCCAGGCTGGCGTATCGAGATATTCTGTGACGCGGCTGACACCGGCTGTCGGCAGGAGGAGATCGGCACGGCCCCCGAAAGAGGACATCGGCTTGCAGATGCGCTGGCCATTTGCATGACCGGCACACAGATCACCGCATCAGATGTCACCGACGGCGCCACCGGCATTGACGGGGCTGGGGGCGCCCTTTCCGATGCGGACACACCGTTCGCAGAGGGTCCGGTCCCGGCTTGCGCCGAGCCGGTCCCCACCGACGAAAACGAGCAGGTGCGACAGGCCCAGACCATATTGCTTCAGATCGGACTTGATCCTGGACCTGTCGACGGCCTGCTGGGGCCGTTGACGCTTGCCGCACTCATGGAAGACCTCGGACCCGGGGTTACCCTTCCGACGACACAAGCAGCCCTCGACGCCTTGCGCGCGGCGCATTGCCCAAACTGA
- a CDS encoding phosphoribosyl-ATP diphosphatase has protein sequence MTVLDRLTATIEARKSADPETSWTARLLSQGAEACAQKFGEEALEAIVEAVRGDREALTREGADVLYHFLVMLTASGVTLEEVLAELERRETRSGIEEKASR, from the coding sequence ATGACTGTTCTCGACCGCCTGACCGCCACAATCGAGGCCCGCAAGAGCGCCGACCCGGAAACCAGCTGGACCGCGCGGCTGTTGTCGCAGGGTGCTGAGGCCTGTGCGCAGAAATTTGGTGAAGAAGCGCTTGAGGCGATTGTCGAAGCGGTGCGGGGCGATCGGGAGGCCCTGACCCGCGAAGGCGCTGATGTTCTCTACCATTTTCTGGTGATGCTGACAGCGTCAGGCGTGACATTAGAGGAGGTGCTGGCGGAGTTGGAACGGCGCGAAACCCGCTCGGGCATTGAAGAAAAGGCCAGCCGCTAA
- a CDS encoding glycosyltransferase family 2 protein: MSDYFSRFENRRPPAPLTYSIPREMLWQFLATLTLVIGAWYLAWRWQYSLNPDAMWFALPLVTAETLAYLGLILFVVNLWQDQPVTIPDPPENIGDVDPISPEGDFPLSVDVMFTTYDEEPELVRLGIKDAKALDYPYPIDVRIHVLDDGRRDDMRALAEAEGVNYITRMTNEGFKAGNLRHAMEQTSGSFIVICDADTRPFPTLLARTLGHFRDPKVAWVQTPQWFYDLPEGERLTDRALRRFGPMAGKIAAAIEKVTGPVRFGQDPFVNDPQMFYDVIQRRRNHANAAFCCGAGSIHRREAVLEAALRAFGLSVEKRVLATEEEITLESKERQVAPALLEAIRTEAVTTEILTPYRFHVSEDIYTSIVLHSDRARGWKSVQHPFVESRMLSPQDLLTWQIQRFKYAGGSFDILIHDNPLFRRGLTFSQRMMYGATFYSYLGSLWNVIFLAAPVLYLFLGISPVSAYSAAFFIHILPFLILLELAMMVGTWGISGYAAKASYLSFFPLGIRAFFTVLRGKKIAFPVTPKTRQTGKFLRLVRPQLAVIGLTVIGSVWALGALAIGGTGHELTAVVTNMLWGLNNCIAMSGIVAAALWQPPESDQGKDT, translated from the coding sequence TTGCATGGCGCTGGCAGTATTCGCTTAACCCCGATGCGATGTGGTTCGCGCTGCCCCTGGTGACAGCGGAAACGCTGGCATATCTGGGCCTGATACTTTTCGTGGTGAACCTGTGGCAGGATCAGCCCGTCACAATACCCGATCCGCCAGAGAATATAGGCGACGTGGATCCGATCTCGCCAGAGGGGGATTTTCCCCTCAGCGTTGATGTGATGTTCACCACCTATGACGAAGAGCCTGAACTGGTCCGCCTTGGCATCAAGGACGCCAAAGCGCTCGACTATCCCTATCCAATTGATGTGCGGATTCATGTGCTTGACGACGGGCGACGGGACGATATGCGGGCCCTCGCCGAAGCGGAGGGTGTCAACTACATAACGCGGATGACGAATGAGGGTTTCAAGGCCGGTAACCTGCGGCACGCTATGGAACAGACCTCCGGCAGCTTCATCGTGATCTGTGACGCCGACACGCGGCCCTTTCCGACCTTGCTGGCCCGCACGCTTGGCCATTTCCGCGACCCGAAGGTTGCCTGGGTGCAAACCCCCCAATGGTTCTATGACCTGCCAGAAGGCGAGCGGTTGACCGACCGCGCCCTGCGCCGTTTCGGCCCCATGGCAGGCAAGATCGCGGCGGCGATTGAAAAGGTGACCGGCCCGGTACGCTTCGGCCAGGATCCTTTCGTCAATGATCCGCAAATGTTCTACGACGTGATCCAGCGCCGCCGAAACCACGCCAATGCGGCCTTCTGTTGCGGTGCAGGCTCGATCCACCGGAGGGAGGCTGTGCTGGAAGCCGCGCTGCGCGCCTTTGGATTATCCGTCGAAAAGCGTGTCCTGGCGACCGAGGAAGAGATCACGCTTGAAAGCAAGGAAAGGCAGGTGGCCCCGGCCCTTCTGGAGGCAATCAGAACGGAGGCCGTGACCACTGAAATCCTGACACCCTACCGGTTTCACGTCTCCGAGGATATTTACACCTCCATCGTTTTGCATTCCGACCGCGCGCGCGGCTGGAAATCGGTGCAGCATCCGTTTGTCGAATCGCGGATGCTGTCGCCCCAGGATCTTCTGACCTGGCAGATACAGCGTTTCAAATACGCAGGTGGCAGCTTCGACATCCTGATCCATGACAACCCGTTGTTCCGCCGCGGCCTGACATTTTCACAGCGGATGATGTATGGCGCGACATTCTATTCCTATCTTGGTTCGCTGTGGAATGTGATTTTCCTCGCGGCACCTGTTCTCTATCTCTTTCTCGGCATTTCACCTGTTTCAGCCTATTCCGCAGCTTTTTTTATTCACATTCTGCCGTTCCTAATTTTACTGGAACTGGCTATGATGGTCGGCACCTGGGGGATATCAGGATATGCGGCAAAGGCGAGTTACCTGTCGTTCTTCCCGCTTGGCATTCGGGCGTTCTTCACGGTGTTGCGCGGCAAGAAGATTGCGTTTCCCGTCACCCCAAAGACACGCCAAACGGGCAAGTTCCTGCGGCTTGTTCGCCCACAGCTTGCGGTGATCGGACTGACAGTTATCGGGTCAGTCTGGGCACTGGGCGCGCTGGCCATCGGCGGCACCGGGCATGAGCTTACGGCGGTCGTCACCAATATGCTGTGGGGGCTGAATAACTGCATTGCAATGTCAGGCATTGTCGCCGCCGCTCTCTGGCAGCCGCCCGAGTCAGATCAGGGGAAGGACACATGA
- a CDS encoding YHS domain-containing (seleno)protein, producing MLTRRNTLRLFAATPLIGLAAFTSPALAAEPETYAEGGVAIDGSDAVAYFTEHGPVPGSPDHSFDWRGARWQFSSAANRDLFAAEPERYAPAFGGYCAFAASRGYLAPTMPEAWSIYEDRLYLNANLRARELWLAELPSVIAAGEANWPGILG from the coding sequence ATGCTGACCCGCCGCAATACCCTTCGTCTTTTTGCCGCAACACCCTTGATCGGCCTTGCAGCTTTCACCTCCCCTGCCCTGGCAGCAGAACCGGAAACCTATGCCGAAGGTGGTGTTGCCATCGACGGCAGCGATGCCGTGGCATATTTCACCGAACATGGGCCTGTTCCCGGCAGCCCCGATCACAGCTTTGACTGGCGCGGTGCCCGCTGGCAGTTTTCCAGCGCCGCCAATCGCGATCTGTTTGCGGCAGAGCCTGAACGCTATGCCCCGGCCTTTGGCGGCTATTGCGCCTTCGCGGCCTCACGCGGGTATCTGGCCCCGACCATGCCCGAAGCCTGGAGCATCTATGAAGACCGGCTGTATCTGAACGCCAATCTGCGGGCCCGTGAATTATGGCTGGCCGAACTGCCGTCAGTCATTGCAGCGGGAGAAGCGAACTGGCCGGGCATTCTGGGCTGA
- the hisA gene encoding 1-(5-phosphoribosyl)-5-[(5-phosphoribosylamino)methylideneamino]imidazole-4-carboxamide isomerase encodes MILYPAIDLKDGQAVRLLKGDMEKTTVFNDKPADQARAFQKAGCEWLHLVDLNGAFAGQPVNGAAVEAILADTSVPAQLGGGIRDMATIEMWLTRGIARVILGTVAVEDPDLVREAARAFPGQVAVGLDAREGRVATRGWAEETDLMVTDLAKGFEDAGVAAIIYTDINRDGAMQGPNVAATADLGRATSIPVIASGGVSSLSDLMALRDTGVIAGAISGRALYDGALDLGAALAMLDA; translated from the coding sequence ATGATCCTCTACCCCGCGATTGACCTGAAAGACGGCCAGGCCGTGCGCCTGCTGAAAGGGGATATGGAGAAAACCACCGTTTTCAACGACAAACCGGCAGATCAGGCCCGCGCCTTTCAGAAGGCAGGCTGCGAATGGCTGCATCTGGTCGATCTGAACGGGGCTTTTGCGGGCCAGCCCGTGAATGGCGCGGCGGTGGAGGCGATACTGGCCGATACGTCCGTGCCCGCGCAGCTTGGCGGGGGTATTCGCGATATGGCCACGATCGAGATGTGGCTGACACGCGGGATTGCGCGGGTCATTCTGGGCACGGTGGCCGTGGAAGACCCCGATCTGGTGCGCGAGGCCGCCCGGGCCTTTCCCGGGCAGGTCGCTGTGGGGCTGGATGCCCGTGAGGGTCGGGTCGCCACACGGGGCTGGGCGGAAGAGACCGATCTGATGGTCACGGATCTGGCAAAAGGCTTTGAAGACGCGGGCGTAGCGGCGATCATCTATACGGATATCAACCGCGACGGGGCGATGCAGGGGCCGAATGTGGCCGCGACCGCCGATCTGGGACGGGCCACCAGTATTCCGGTGATTGCATCGGGCGGGGTCTCCTCCCTTTCGGATCTGATGGCGCTGCGTGACACCGGTGTGATTGCGGGCGCGATTTCGGGCCGGGCGCTTTATGACGGGGCGCTTGATCTGGGCGCGGCCCTTGCGATGCTGGATGCATGA
- a CDS encoding DUF2867 domain-containing protein, with protein MMAGVTATTLPPDSVLHTRRVPGDFLDCYVVSACATPRHAASIITRFPGWARGLLLIRRVMTAPFGLDNDGPPATDRVGIFPVERETEHEIIAGFDDKHLNFRISVLARDGRIYLATWVAPHNLGGRIYLAMIMPFHILIVRNGLSRVARASEPRR; from the coding sequence ATGATGGCGGGTGTCACCGCCACAACCCTGCCCCCCGACAGTGTGCTGCATACGCGCCGGGTGCCCGGGGATTTCCTTGATTGCTATGTCGTTTCGGCCTGTGCAACCCCGCGTCACGCGGCCAGTATCATCACCCGTTTCCCGGGCTGGGCCCGTGGTCTGTTGCTGATCCGCCGTGTGATGACCGCGCCATTCGGGCTGGATAATGACGGCCCGCCTGCGACCGACCGGGTTGGCATCTTCCCGGTGGAGCGGGAGACCGAACATGAAATCATCGCAGGCTTTGACGATAAGCATCTGAATTTCCGTATCTCGGTTTTGGCGCGGGACGGGCGGATCTATCTGGCAACCTGGGTGGCGCCTCATAATCTGGGCGGGCGGATCTATCTGGCCATGATCATGCCATTCCATATTCTGATCGTGCGCAACGGGTTAAGCCGGGTTGCCCGGGCATCAGAGCCGCGCAGGTAA
- a CDS encoding CoA-binding protein: MTENPSDKLLRQILTDSKSFACVGVSPNPVRPSHYVARYLSLKGYRIIPVNPGQVGKTLFGAEVVGDISQIAEPVDVIDIFRRPEAVPDIVATALAMNPLPKTIWMQIGVTHAEAAAQAEAAGLQVIQNRCPKIEYQRLFGELRMGGFATGLISSKL, translated from the coding sequence ATGACCGAAAATCCCAGTGATAAACTGTTGCGCCAGATTCTGACCGACAGCAAAAGTTTTGCCTGTGTAGGCGTGTCACCCAACCCGGTGCGGCCCAGCCATTATGTGGCGCGGTATCTGTCCTTGAAGGGATATCGCATTATCCCGGTCAATCCGGGCCAGGTGGGCAAGACATTGTTCGGAGCAGAGGTGGTGGGAGATATATCGCAGATCGCTGAGCCCGTGGATGTGATCGACATTTTCCGCAGGCCCGAGGCCGTGCCCGACATCGTTGCTACCGCGCTGGCCATGAATCCGTTGCCCAAAACAATCTGGATGCAGATCGGTGTGACCCATGCAGAGGCCGCAGCACAGGCCGAAGCCGCCGGTCTTCAGGTGATCCAGAACCGGTGCCCCAAGATTGAATATCAGCGGCTGTTCGGGGAGCTTCGAATGGGCGGGTTCGCCACCGGGCTGATCAGTTCCAAACTGTAA
- the hisH gene encoding imidazole glycerol phosphate synthase subunit HisH: MTTVLIDYDSGNLHSAEKAFQRMAREGGHAPVIVSDRPEDVAMASRIVLPGDGAFPACRRGLQAIDGLEQAIVEAVELRGVPFLGICVGMQMLASWGREYEDVAGFGWVPGDVVRIAPAAPEMKVPHMGWNDLVIDRAHPVLDGLKTGDHAYFVHSYHMQVAGADDLLAHVDYGGPVTAIVGRDNVLGTQFHPEKSQHAGLRLISNFLDWAP, encoded by the coding sequence ATGACCACGGTTCTGATCGACTATGACAGCGGCAATCTGCACTCGGCAGAGAAAGCCTTTCAACGCATGGCGCGGGAAGGCGGCCACGCGCCGGTTATTGTCAGTGACCGGCCCGAAGATGTGGCCATGGCCTCGCGGATCGTTTTGCCCGGCGACGGGGCCTTTCCAGCCTGCCGACGGGGCTTGCAGGCGATTGACGGGCTGGAACAGGCGATTGTCGAAGCCGTCGAGCTCAGGGGTGTCCCGTTTCTGGGCATCTGTGTCGGGATGCAGATGCTGGCCTCCTGGGGGCGGGAATATGAGGATGTGGCGGGGTTTGGCTGGGTGCCGGGGGATGTGGTGAGGATCGCACCCGCCGCGCCTGAAATGAAAGTGCCGCATATGGGCTGGAACGATCTGGTCATTGACCGGGCGCATCCGGTTCTGGACGGGTTGAAGACGGGCGACCATGCCTATTTCGTGCATTCCTACCACATGCAGGTGGCCGGGGCTGATGATCTGCTGGCCCATGTGGATTATGGCGGTCCGGTCACCGCGATTGTGGGGCGCGATAATGTGCTGGGCACGCAGTTTCACCCGGAAAAAAGCCAGCATGCAGGGCTGCGCCTGATTTCGAATTTTCTGGACTGGGCGCCGTGA
- the hisB gene encoding imidazoleglycerol-phosphate dehydratase HisB: MRKAAISRKTAETDITVEINLDGSGVYDIQTGVGFFDHMLDQLARHSLIDMTIRATGDLHIDDHHSVEDVGIALGQALTAALADKRGIRRYGACLLPMDDALVRAALDLSGRPYLVWHLDMPTAKIGTFDTELVREFFQAFSTHGGITLHVDALHGINSHHLVEAAFKAVARALREAVETDPRKADAVPSTKGSL; encoded by the coding sequence ATGCGCAAGGCGGCCATCAGCCGGAAAACGGCGGAAACGGACATCACCGTTGAGATCAATCTCGACGGGTCAGGGGTTTATGACATTCAGACCGGAGTGGGGTTTTTCGACCACATGCTGGACCAGCTTGCGCGTCATTCCCTGATCGACATGACCATTCGCGCGACCGGCGATCTGCATATCGACGATCATCACAGTGTCGAGGATGTGGGGATTGCTCTGGGTCAGGCATTGACCGCCGCGCTGGCGGATAAGCGTGGCATCCGGCGCTATGGCGCATGCCTGTTGCCGATGGATGACGCATTGGTGCGTGCGGCGCTGGATCTGTCGGGGCGGCCCTATCTGGTCTGGCATCTCGATATGCCCACCGCCAAGATCGGGACCTTTGATACGGAACTGGTGCGCGAATTCTTTCAGGCCTTTTCAACCCATGGCGGGATCACCCTGCATGTGGATGCGCTGCACGGGATCAACAGCCACCATCTGGTTGAGGCCGCATTCAAGGCGGTGGCCCGCGCCCTGCGCGAGGCGGTTGAAACCGATCCGCGCAAGGCGGATGCGGTGCCCTCCACCAAGGGCAGCCTGTGA
- a CDS encoding DUF2147 domain-containing protein, translated as MKHLILAALASIALTGMAHADDLIGDWRTAPDDHGNTGLIRVAQCGAALCGTLIEAFDGAGTTMESEHVGRQIIWETLPEGGGEYRGRLYSPDRDRTYRSRLQLNGDELVVSGCILGGAACREGGRWQRVN; from the coding sequence ATGAAACACCTGATTTTGGCCGCACTGGCCAGCATCGCCCTGACCGGCATGGCCCATGCGGATGATCTGATCGGGGATTGGCGCACAGCACCCGATGACCACGGCAATACCGGCCTGATCCGGGTGGCACAATGTGGCGCGGCACTGTGCGGGACGCTGATCGAGGCGTTCGACGGCGCGGGCACAACGATGGAATCCGAACATGTCGGACGGCAGATCATCTGGGAGACCCTGCCCGAGGGTGGCGGCGAATATCGCGGGCGTCTCTATTCCCCTGACCGGGACCGGACCTATCGCTCCCGCCTGCAACTCAATGGCGATGAACTGGTGGTCTCAGGCTGCATCCTTGGCGGCGCGGCCTGCCGGGAAGGCGGACGCTGGCAGCGGGTGAACTGA
- the hisF gene encoding imidazole glycerol phosphate synthase subunit HisF, whose translation MLKTRIIPCLDVADGRVVKGVNFVDLVDAGDPVQSARAYDAAGADELCFLDIHATHENRGTMYDLATRTAEQCFMPLTIGGGVRMVEDVRALLLAGADKVSFNSAAVADPDVVARAADRFGAQCIVVAIDAKTVSPGKWEIFTHGGRKPTGIDAVDFARTVAAKGAGEILLTSMDRDGTRSGFNLPLTRAIADAVPVPVIASGGVGTLDHLVEGVTEGHASAVLAASIFHFGDFTIAEAKAHMAEAGIPMRMS comes from the coding sequence ATGCTGAAAACCCGCATCATTCCCTGTCTTGATGTCGCCGATGGCCGTGTGGTCAAAGGTGTGAACTTTGTCGATCTGGTCGATGCGGGCGATCCGGTGCAATCGGCCCGGGCCTATGATGCGGCGGGGGCGGATGAGCTGTGCTTTCTCGATATCCACGCCACCCATGAAAATCGTGGCACCATGTATGATCTGGCAACCCGCACGGCGGAACAGTGTTTCATGCCGCTGACCATCGGCGGCGGGGTGCGCATGGTCGAAGATGTGCGCGCCCTGCTTCTGGCCGGGGCTGACAAGGTCAGCTTCAATTCCGCCGCGGTGGCCGACCCAGATGTGGTGGCCCGTGCCGCTGACCGGTTCGGGGCGCAATGCATTGTCGTGGCCATCGACGCCAAAACCGTCAGCCCCGGCAAATGGGAAATCTTCACCCATGGCGGGCGCAAACCAACGGGCATTGATGCCGTTGATTTTGCCAGAACCGTCGCGGCCAAAGGCGCAGGTGAGATATTGCTGACCTCGATGGATCGCGATGGCACGCGATCCGGATTCAACCTGCCGCTTACCCGCGCCATTGCCGATGCGGTCCCGGTCCCGGTCATCGCCTCGGGCGGGGTTGGAACGCTGGATCATCTGGTCGAGGGGGTGACCGAAGGCCATGCAAGCGCGGTTCTGGCCGCCTCGATCTTCCATTTTGGTGATTTCACCATTGCCGAGGCCAAGGCCCATATGGCCGAGGCCGGTATTCCCATGAGGATGTCATGA
- the rlmB gene encoding 23S rRNA (guanosine(2251)-2'-O)-methyltransferase RlmB: protein MKKPAWVIDKERARRAAAAETVWLFGLHAVRDALVNPSRIKQRLVLTKNAADKLSEAIAQGGLEPEMADPRKFPVPLDPGSVHQGAALEVKALDWGPLADIAVAGTGAARLLLLDRVTDPHNVGAILRSAEVFGARAVIAPARHSAPETGALAKTASGALERQPYLRVKNLGDTMQELKTLGYVLLGLDGTGEIEIADAVADLGDRPVALVLGAEGPGLRERTKSLCDHLVRIPAAGAFGSLNVSNAAAVSLYAVAKG from the coding sequence ATGAAAAAACCAGCGTGGGTGATCGACAAGGAGCGGGCGCGCCGTGCTGCGGCGGCGGAAACCGTCTGGCTGTTCGGGCTGCATGCGGTGCGCGATGCATTGGTGAACCCAAGCCGCATAAAACAACGGCTGGTTCTGACGAAGAATGCTGCCGACAAGCTGAGTGAAGCGATTGCACAAGGCGGGCTGGAGCCGGAAATGGCCGATCCGCGCAAATTTCCGGTGCCGCTTGACCCGGGGTCGGTGCATCAGGGTGCAGCGCTGGAAGTGAAAGCGCTGGATTGGGGGCCGCTGGCTGATATCGCCGTGGCCGGCACAGGGGCAGCGCGGTTGCTGCTGCTCGATCGGGTGACGGACCCGCATAATGTGGGGGCGATCCTGCGTTCGGCCGAGGTGTTCGGTGCCCGCGCAGTGATTGCGCCCGCGCGCCATTCCGCACCTGAAACCGGGGCGCTGGCGAAAACCGCCTCGGGCGCGCTGGAACGCCAGCCTTATCTGCGGGTCAAGAACCTGGGCGACACGATGCAGGAGCTGAAGACACTGGGATATGTCCTGCTGGGTCTGGACGGTACAGGCGAGATTGAGATCGCAGACGCGGTGGCAGATCTGGGTGACCGGCCCGTGGCGCTGGTTCTGGGGGCCGAGGGGCCGGGCCTGCGCGAGCGGACCAAAAGCCTCTGCGATCATCTGGTGCGCATTCCGGCGGCGGGGGCATTCGGCTCTCTGAATGTTTCCAATGCGGCCGCCGTCTCTCTGTATGCGGTGGCGAAAGGATAG
- a CDS encoding DUF3131 domain-containing protein has translation MQNLVRARGHIIFLLALIAGFFLVRWLDTLDNDAIVDTTSGSEQVATGAGTMDAFANLTPLPLTQPRPSTAQELEYADIAWTYFVNNTNPDTGLVNSVNNYPSTTMWETGSYLVAILSAERLGLIEAQEGTDRIEAVLTSLAQLRLFEGVLPNKAYHTATLELVDYSNQPSERGLGWSALDVARIIASFALVERNHPELAPEVEALMQIWQLDQMVNDGELIGTNVVDGETRLNQEGRVGYEQYAARAMMMFGFDVYRAYNIEDNVMIREVEGLPIPVDSRMFRGATPAFVVSEPYLFDGLEFGFDARSWRFASTIYGAQEARFERTGQLTAVSEGHLNQPPYFAYSSVWGGGSEWAVLSFQAERLDSRRTISTKASFGWDALFGTEYTAQLVEAISVLGDPEQGWAEGIYEQGGTINDSITANTNAVILAALSFRTSGPLMRAP, from the coding sequence ATGCAGAATTTGGTGCGCGCACGCGGGCATATCATCTTTCTTCTGGCGCTTATTGCGGGTTTCTTCCTAGTGCGATGGCTCGACACGCTGGATAATGACGCAATCGTCGATACAACATCCGGGAGCGAACAGGTCGCCACCGGGGCGGGAACCATGGATGCTTTCGCAAATCTTACACCATTGCCACTGACCCAACCGCGCCCCTCCACCGCGCAGGAGCTTGAATACGCAGACATCGCGTGGACCTATTTTGTCAACAATACGAACCCCGACACCGGTCTTGTAAATTCCGTGAACAACTACCCCTCGACCACCATGTGGGAGACCGGCTCCTACCTGGTCGCGATCTTATCCGCCGAGCGTCTGGGGCTTATCGAGGCGCAGGAGGGCACGGATCGGATCGAGGCTGTGCTGACGTCGCTTGCACAGCTTCGGCTTTTTGAGGGGGTGTTGCCGAACAAGGCGTATCACACCGCAACCCTGGAACTTGTCGACTATTCCAACCAACCCTCCGAGCGGGGGCTTGGATGGTCCGCGCTTGATGTCGCGCGCATCATTGCAAGCTTTGCCCTTGTGGAACGCAATCATCCTGAACTGGCTCCCGAAGTGGAGGCGTTGATGCAAATCTGGCAACTTGACCAGATGGTCAATGATGGCGAGTTGATCGGCACCAATGTCGTCGATGGTGAGACACGCCTGAACCAGGAGGGTCGGGTCGGCTATGAACAATATGCCGCAAGGGCGATGATGATGTTCGGTTTTGACGTGTATCGCGCCTATAATATCGAAGACAATGTGATGATCCGCGAGGTTGAAGGCCTGCCAATTCCGGTGGATAGCCGCATGTTCCGGGGCGCAACACCGGCCTTTGTCGTCAGCGAACCCTACCTTTTCGACGGGCTTGAATTTGGATTTGACGCGCGATCCTGGCGGTTTGCCAGCACAATCTACGGCGCGCAGGAGGCACGTTTCGAGCGGACCGGCCAATTGACCGCCGTCAGCGAGGGGCACCTGAACCAGCCGCCTTATTTCGCGTATTCCTCGGTCTGGGGCGGTGGGTCTGAATGGGCTGTGCTCAGCTTTCAGGCCGAACGTCTCGACAGCCGCCGCACCATCAGCACCAAAGCGTCCTTCGGCTGGGATGCGTTGTTCGGAACCGAATACACTGCGCAACTGGTTGAGGCCATTTCTGTTTTAGGCGATCCGGAACAAGGCTGGGCCGAGGGTATCTATGAACAGGGTGGCACCATTAATGACTCGATCACGGCCAATACCAATGCGGTGATCCTCGCGGCTCTCTCGTTCAGAACCAGCGGCCCTCTCATGCGTGCACCATGA